The proteins below are encoded in one region of Lactuca sativa cultivar Salinas chromosome 3, Lsat_Salinas_v11, whole genome shotgun sequence:
- the LOC128132657 gene encoding uncharacterized protein LOC128132657 — MEAPERCAAQVRIFGMPRIEEGRVVECKYARVDYNLSYVVFQRLIMVRTRLMPESSGTSEEEIRRIIQEEVAAAIRAEIPEMFGSIKTTLMETFDERYAALSEAAAAVATAAIAAARPQGGDALLFRDFSNTKPPEFDGTQDPVAAMRWISDIEGCFFTCSSPEHLKVRFALNQLRLGAKDWWKFVTAHYTPAELSVVTWERFTTMFQDEYVPQVERERLAQEFLTLKQGSESVTAITRMFQERAMFCPEHVSTEQARMSRYLSILRRDIREFAANSSYRTFAELHANARKREIELETQAREEAESQGRDRRPAQSQPAAKRAKPADPKPGSQKGRTCGKCGKGHDGVCRAGSCYKCGKEGQMAKDCPKGFAVCFHCNKTGHRKAECLQLRGASQGSAHAAIRATESRPVKVEAP; from the coding sequence atggaagcaccggagcggtgtgcagcccaagtaagaatctttggaatgccaagaatcgaggagggaagagttgtcgagtgtaagtatgctcgtgtggattataatttatcgtatgttgtatttcagaggttgatcatggtgaggacacgtttgatgcccgagagcagtggtaccagtgaggaagagatccgccggatcattcaggaggaggtggctgcggccatcagggcagagataccggagatgtttgggtctataaagaccactttgatggagacgtttgatgagcgttatgccgctctttctgaggctgctgctgcagtgGCTACTGCAGcaattgctgctgcgaggccgcagggtggtgatgcgttgttgttccgcgacttcagcaacacaaaaccaccagagtttgatgggactcaggatccggtggcagctatgaggtggatatctgatattgaggggtgtttcttcacttgctcatctcctgagcatttgaaggttcggtttgcactgaaccagcttcgcttgggagcgaaggactggtggaagtttgttacggcgcattatacgcctgctgagctttcggtagtgacctgggagaggttcactaccatgtttcaggatgagtacgttccccaggtggagagggagcgtttggcacaggagtttctgaccctcaagcagggtagtgagtcagttacagcgatcacgaggatgttccaggagagggcgatgttctgcccggagcacgtgtccactgagcaggcacgtatgagccgctacttgagcattctgaggcgggatattcgggaattcgctgcgaactcctcgtaccggacatttgctgagcttcatgcaaatgcccggaagagggagattgagcttgagactcaggccagggaggaggcggagtctcaggggagggatcggcgaccggcacagtctcagccggcagccaagcgggccaagcccgctgatcccaaaccagggagccagaagggccgcacttgcgggaagtgcggcaagggtcatgacggagtttgccgagcggggtcttgctacaaatgtggcaaagaggggcagATGGCCAaagactgccccaaggggtttgcagtgtgttttcactgcaacaagaccggacaccggaaggccgagtgtctgcagttgcgcggagcatctcagggatctgctcatgccgccatcagagctactgagagtcggcctgtgaaggtcgAGGCGCCTTGA